The Pandoraea vervacti DNA window CGTAACGACCACCGCATCAACAGCGTCACGCCGCTCGGGGCGGACGGTGTTGTCGAACTGTCGGTGACGTCGCCAGAAGGCGATCGAATCGTCTACGCACGTCACGTTGTGCTCGCCACGGGCCGCGACGGCCTTGGCGGCCCCACGGTCCCCGCCTTTGCCCGGGGGCTTGCGCGCCGCTTCTGGGCGCACTCTTCGGACGTGATGGATTACGCGACGCTGCGTGGCAAGCGCGTTGGGGTGGTCGGCGCCGGGGCGTCTGCGATGGACAGCGCCGCCACCGCGCTCGAAGCCGGCGCCGCAAGCGTCGACCTGCTGATTCGCCGTGCCGACATCCCGCGCGTCAACAAAGGCAAAGGTGCCGGCAACCCCGGTCTGACGCACGGCCACATCCATCTGCCGGACGAATGGAAGTGGCGCATCCGTCACTACGTCAACGTTCAGCAAGTGCCGCCACCGCGTGGCAGCACGTTGCGCGTGTCCCGTCACGAAAACGCGCGCTTCAACCTTGGCGCACCGATTCTCGACGTCACCCCGGTCGGCGAAGCCCTGCACGTGCGCACGGCAAAGGGCACTTTCGTGCTCGACTTCCTCGTCTTCGCGACGGGCTTTCGCATCGATATCGAAGGGCGCCCCGAGTTCGCATCGTTCTCGAAGTTCGTTCGCAAGTGGAGCGACCGTTACACGCCCGCACCGGGCGACGAGGATGTCGAGCTGTCCGATTCGCCGGACCTCGGCCCGACCTTCGAGTTTCAGGAAAAAACGCCCGGCGCCTGCCCGGGACTGGAACGCATTCATTGCTTCTGCGCACCGGCCACGCTGTCGCACGGCGCCGTCTCGGGCGATATTCCTGCGGTAAGCGAAGGCGCGAAGCGGTTGGCGCAAGGGCTCGCAGGCACGTTCTATCGTGAGGATGTGGCGCATCACTACGCCAACATGGAGGCGTATGCCGAGCCGGAAGTCTATGGCGACGAATGGACACCTGCGCCGCCACCGCCTGCGGTGACGGCCACAGGCGATGCGCCTGCCGCCGCCCCGGCGGACAAGGAGCACCTCGCATCATGACCGCATGGATTCTGCGCCGCGCGCTGCAAGCGGTGTTCGTGGTGTGGCTGATGACGCTGATCGTGTTCGTCGGCCTGCATGCGATCGGCAATCCGGTCGACATCCTCATCGGTCAGGACGTCGACCAGATCGACCGTGCGCGCATCATCGCGCAACTCGGTCTCGATCAGCCGTTGTGGCGTCAGTACCTGGCGTTCCTCAACGGCGCCCTGCATGGCAATCTGGGCAACAGCTACGTGTACAACGTCCCGGCGATCCAGTTGATTCTGCAACGCCTGCCCGCCACGCTCGAACTGGCTTTCGCCGCGCTCATCATCGCGGTGGTCGTTGGCATTCCGCTGGGGCTGTTCGCGGGCCTCTATCCCCGCAATCCGATCTCGAAACTGCTGATGACGGGCAGCATCGTGGGCTTCTCGCTGCCGACGTTCTGGGTGGGCCTGATCCTCATCATGGTCTTCGCCGTGCACTTCGGCGTGCTGCCCGCGAGCGGTCGTGGCGAGACGGCGAGTCTGTTCGGGGTGCAGTGGTCGTTTCTTACCGCCGACGGGCTGCGCCACCTGATTCTGCCTGCGATCAACCTGGCCATGTTCAAGACCTCGCTGGTGCTGCGCCTGACCCGCGCCGGCGTGACGGAAGTGCTGCCGCAGGACTTCGTGAAGTTCGCACGCGCCAAGGGCCTGTCGCCGCTGCGCGTGGTCCTCATGCATGTGCTGCGCAATACGCTGATTCCCCTGGTGACGGTGCTGGGTCTCGAATTCGGCTCGACCATCGCCTTCGCCGTCGTGACGGAAACCGTGTTTGCGTGGCCCGGCGCGGGCAAGCTCATTCTCGACAGCATCAACTCGATCGACCGCCCTGTCATCGTGGCGTATCTCATCGTCGTGGTGTGCCTGTTCGTGTCGCTCAACCTCATCGTGGACGTACTCTACAAATGGCTCGATCCGCGAGTGCGCGTGGAGGCCGCCGCCTGATGTCGCTCAATCCATCTTCTAACGGCACCCCCGGTAATCCCGGTAATCCCGGCAATCCGCTCTCCGCGCTCGTGACGGATCCGGTGCCCATGCGTCGCGAAACGCCCTGGCAGCAAGGGCTGCGCGAGTTCCTGCGCTCGAAGAGCGCCATTCTTGGCCTCGCGATGCTGGTGGTCCTGATTTTTGCGGCCCTCGCCGCGCCATGGATCTCGCCGCAAAACCCGTACGATCTGGGGCAGCTCAACATTCTGGATTCGCGTCTCGCGCCGGGTACGGAGAACGTCGACGGCCATTACACCTACTGGCTCGGCACCGACGGCCAGGGCCGCGACCTGCTCTCCGGCATCATCTACGGGCTGCGCATCAGTCTCAGCGTAGGTGTCGGCTCGGCGCTCATCGCGGGCATTCTCGGCACGATCCTTGGACTGGTGGCCGCCTACGCCGGCGGACGCGTCGACGCCACCCTCATGCGACTCGTCGATTTGCTGCTGTCGTTCCCGTCGATCCTCGTCGCGCTGATGATCCTCGCTTATGTCGGCAAAGGCATTGGCAACGTGGTGCTCACGCTCGTGGTGCTGGAATGGGCCTATTTCGCGCGAACGGCGCGCGGGCAGGCGCTGGTCGAATCGCGTCGCGAGTATGTCGAAGCCGCACGTTGCCAGGCCATTCCGAACTGGCGCATCGTGCTCGGTCACATCCTGCCGAATTGCCTGCCGTCGCTGATCGTCGTCGGCACACTCCAGGTCGCCCGCGCGATCACGCTTGAAGCCACGCTCTCGTTCCTGGGTCTCGGCGTGCCGGTCACCGAGCCGTCGCTCGGCCTGCTCATCTTCAACGGCTATCAGACGATGCTCTCCGGCGAATACTGGATCAGCGTGTATCCCGGCCTGGCGCTGCTCGTCACCGTCGTCGCCATCAATCTCGTGGGCGATCGCCTGCGCGACGTGTTCAATCCAAGGTTGCAGAAATGAGCGGCGCTGTGTCATCTCCCTCCACCCCGGCAGCGGCATCGTCGCCACTCACACTGGAAGTGCGGAACCTGCGCACACAATTCGTCACGCGAGCCGGCACCTTGCCCGCCGTGGACGACGTGTCGTTCTCGCTGCCGCCGGGTCACATCATGGGCCTCGTCGGCGAGTCCGGTTCGGGCAAATCGGTAACCGGCTTTTCGATCATGGGTCTGGTCGATGCGCCGGGTCGCGTCGTCGGCGGCGAAGTGCTGTTCCAGGGCCGCGATCTCACGAAGATGTCCGCTGGCGAGTTGCGCCACCTGCAAGGCAATCGCATTGCGATGATCCTTCAGGATCCGATGATGACGCTCAATCCGGTGCTGCGTGTCGATGCGCAGATGATCGAAGCGGTGCGCGCGCATCGGAAGGTGTCGAAATCCCAGGCACGCGATCTTGCTCGCGAGACGCTCGGCATGATGGGCATTCCGAGCCCGGACGAGCGTTTGCGCGCTTATCCGCACCAGCTCTCGGGCGGCATGCGCCAACGGGTGGCCATCGCCATTGCCATGCTGCATCGCCCCGACCTCATCATCGCGGACGAGCCCACCACCGCGCTCGACGTCACGATTCAGGCGCAGATTCTTTCGGAAGTGCAGAAGCTCGCGCGCCAGAACGGCACCGCGCTCATCTGGATCACGCATGACCTGTCGGTCGTCGCCGGTCTGGCCGACACGCTGGCGGTGATGTATGCCGGGCGCATCGTCGAGCAAGGCGCGGTCGACGCCGTGCTCGACGCGCCGCAACACCCCTACACCGCGGGCCTCATCGGCAGCTTGCCCAGCCTGAACAAGCGTGGACAGCGCCTGCGTCAGATCCCTGGCATGACGCCGAATCTGTTGAACATGCCGGCGGGCTGCGCGTTCGCATCGCGCTGCGCCTATGCCACGGCCGCCTGCGGCGAGCGTCCGAAGATGACGCAAACGTCGCCGGGCCGCCTCGTGCGTTGCTTCCATCCGGGCGCTGCGCTGCAAAAGGAGAGGGTATGAATTCGCCGCTGCCCCAAGGTCAGTCGGGCCAGACTGGCCACCCGGCCGGTGCCGGCTACGGCAAGACGACGAGCCCGAGCGCGACACTGCCGGCGCCGATCGTGTCGCTGCGCGGCGTGAGCAAGCGCTTCGGCGAGCGCAAGGTCGGCGCGACCGGGCGCCTGCTCGAGCGCGTCGGACTGGCGCACCCGCCTGCCGTCGTGCGCGCGGTCGACAACGTCGATCTGATCGTCAAGCCGGGCGAAGTCGTCGGTCTCGTGGGCGAATCGGGCTGTGGCAAGTCCACGCTCGGGCGCATGCTCGCCGGATTGCTCAAGCCGTCCGCCGGTGAAGTGCAGATTCATGGACGCCCCGCGCAGTCGCTGAGCGCGGACGAACAGCGCGACGCGCGTCTGAAGATCCAGATGATCTTTCAGGATCCGTACGCGAGCCTGAACCCGCGCCTGCGCATCGATCGCATCGTCGGCGAAGGCGCGCTCGTGCATGGGCTCACGGACCGCGCCGGGTTCGACGATTACGTCAGCGCGCAATTGCAGCGTGCGGGCCTCGATCCGGCGTTGCGTCATCGCTATCCGCACCAGTTCAGCGGCGGGCAGCGTCAGCGCATCGGCATCGCCCGGGCGCTGGCGGTCAACCCCGATCTGCTGGTGTGCGACGAAGCCGTCGCCGCGCTCGACGTCTCGATTCAGGCGCAGATCCTGAATCTCTTCATGGATCTTCGCGAGCAACTGCGGCTCACCTACGTCTTCATCAGCCATGACCTCGGCGTGGTCGAGCATCTCTCGGATCGCGTGGTCATCATGTATCTGGGACGCATCGTCGAGAGCGCACCGGTCGAGGAAGTCTTCCGTCGCCCGAACCATCCGTACACGCAGGCGTTGCTCGCCGAGATTCCTCGCATCGACGTGCGTCACAAGACCTTTTCTGCGATCCGGGGCGAGATCCCGAGCCCGATCGCGCCGCCGAGCGGTTGCCACTTCCATCCGCGATGTCCGCATGCCATGCCGCGATGCCGCACGGAAGTGCCCACGCTGCGCGGTGTGGCCATCAATCACGTGAGTGCTTGTCACCTTAACGATCAGTGACCGACGTCACTGACTTTTCACCTCCTCCCCAACGACCAGGATCGATTGATAATGAAACGCTTCTTGTTGTCCTCTCTGGCGGCGGCCTTGCTCGTGACGAGCGCGGCGGCGTCTGCCCAAAACAATCAGACGCTGCGCATCGCGTTTGCCGACCCGCTGTCCTCGCTCGACCCGCAACTGAACAATCATGCGGGCGACCGTTCCGTCGGCCTGCACTTCTGGGATCTGCTCGTCGAGAACAAGTGGAACAAGCTCCAGCCGGGTCTGGCCGTGTCGTGGAAGGCGCTCGACGCGAAGACATGGGAATTCAAGCTGCGCCCGAACGTGAAGTGGCAAGACGGTCAGCCCTTTACGGCGGCCGACGTCATCTTCTCGTACCAGCGCGCCCGCAACGTGCCGGGCAGCGTGGCTACGTACGCCGGCTACCTGCGCACCATCGACACGATGAGCTCGCCCGATCCGCTCACGCTCGTCGTCAAGACAAAGATCCCGAACCCGGATCTGCCGCTCAACCTCGCTTCGGTGCATATCGTCAGCAAGCATGTGGGTGAGAAGTCGAATACCGACGATTACAACGCCGGTCGTGCGATGGTCGGCACGGGGCCGTTCAAGTATGTCTCGTACGTGCCGGGCGACCGTGTGGAGATGGTGCGCAACGACAACTACTGGGCGGGCAAGTCGGAGTGGGAGAAGGTCGACTACCGCTACATCAACAACGGTGCGGCGCGTACCGCCGCGCTGCTCGCCGGCGACGTCGACGTGATCGACAAGGTCTCGGCGTCGGACATTCCGCGCCTGAAGAAGGCGCCGAACGTGACGGTCTATCCGTACCCGGGTCTGCGCGTGATGCTGCTCCAGCCGACGTTCCGCGAAGGCGCCAACCAGTACATCACCGATAACGCGGGCAAGCCGCTGGCAAAAAACCCGCTGCTCGACGTGCGCGTGCGTCGTGCGCTTTCGCTCGCCATCAATCGCGAAGCCATCGTCTCGCGCATCATGCAAGGCACGGCCAGCGTGGCCAACCAGTGGATGCCGAAGGATACGTTCGGCTACAACCCTGACGTGAAGGACATTCCGTTCGATGCCGCGCAGGCCAAGAAGCTGCTCGCCGAAGCCGGTTTCCCGGAAGGGTTCAAACTGACGATGCACGTGCCGAACGACCGCTACCCGCTGGGTCCGGAAACGGCGCAGGCCGTGGCGCAGTTCTGGACGCGCATCGGCGTGAAGACGCAAGTGGAAGTGGTGCCCTGGGCGGTGTATTCGAGCCGTGCGAACAAGAACGAGTACGCTGTGACGATGCTGGCATGGGGTAACGGCACGGGCGAGGCGAGCTACGCGCTGGTGAACGTGCTGGCGACCGTCGACCCGAAGAAGGGCCTCGGTGCGTCGAACTGGGGGCATTACAGCAACCCGGCGATCGACAAGGCGCTCGATGCGTCGACCGCCGAATTCGACGAAGGCAAGCGCGAAGCGATCCTGCGTCAGTCGGTGAAGGTGGAGACGGACGACGTCGGCACGATTCCGCTGTATCACTACCAGAACATCTGGGCCGCACGTAAGGGCCTGAAGGTCACGCCGTTCACGAGCGATCGCACCGTTGCGATGCAAGTGACCAAGGCGGCGAAGTAAGCCGGTCGCCACGTTATGACGTCATCGCAAACTTCGTCGCGCGCTTCGTCTCTGTCCTCGTCGCTGACATTAACGGCGACGCCCGCCGATGCGCTGATCGACGTGCCGCGCCACCTCGTGGTGCGCGGTGCGGCACCCGGCGCGCACGTCACGCTCACCGCTCGCACCGCGCGGGCGGGGGGTGTGGTCTGGCACGCACAGGCGACCTTTGTCGCGGACGCCGACGGCGTCGTCGACGTCGCGCGTGACGCGCCGGTGAGCGGCAGCTATCGCGGCGTGTCCGCGATGGGTCTGGTCTGGTCTCAGGTGCCGGAAGACGGCAAGAGCCGCGACGTGTTCCCGCAACCGGTCATGGCGCCGCTACTGACGACGGTGGTGGCGCAGGCCGGCGGCGGGGAATCGTCGTCGGTATCGTTCACCCAACGACTCGCCGCCGAGGGCGTGACGCGACGCGAAGTGCGTGATGACGGGCTCGTCGGCACGCTGTATCTGCCGCCGGACGACGGGCCTCACCCTGCCGTCATGATCCTCAATGGGTCGGGCGGCGGGATCAACGAGCCCCGTGCGGCGTTGTACGCATCGCATGGTTATGCGGCGTTTGCGCTCGGATACTTCAAGGGTCCGGGGTTGCCCGATTACATCTCCAATACGCCGCTCGAGTACTTCAAGAACGGCATGGACTGGTTGCGGCGCACCGTGCAGCCGGCGCATGACTTCGTGGCGCTGTCGGGCCAGTCGCGTGGGGGCGAGTTGGTGCTGTTGCTCGGCGCGACGTTCCCCGAGGCCGTCTCCGCGGTGATCGGTTACGTGCCGAGCGCATTGATTCACAGTGCGCAGAATGCCTGCGATCCGGCCATTGGACGGGAAGGTCCGACCTGGTTGCTGGATGGCAAGCCGCTGCCGCATATCTGGGAAAACAATCGGACTGCGTCGTGGGCGCCGTTCGATGAAGGCCCGCCGCCGCACCGTCACACCAAGGCGATGCTCACAGCGCTGGATGACCCGCAGGCCGTCGAACGCGCCCGTATCCCCGTAGAGAAGATTCGCGGGCCGGTGATGTTGCTCTCGGCGGAGGATGACGGCTCCTGGCCGTCGAGCCTTTACTCTCGGATGGTGACGCAGCGGCTCGCCGCCCACTCCCATCCGTATGCTGTCGAGCATCTCGATTTCGACCATGCGGGACATGCCATCGTCTTTCCGTACGTGCCAACAACACAGTTGATCTACGCGCATCCGGTCTCCGGCAAGATCAGCACCAGTGGTGGAGACCCCGAAGCCAATGCGTACGCCGACGAGCGTTCGTGGGCCGGCGTGCAGGCATTCCTCGCGCAGGCGGTGGCCGAGCGCGCCCAATCACAAGGACAATCATGACTGTCAGCCATCAATACGACATTGCCAGCGATCTCGTCGACCGCGTAGCGGGATTGACGCCGGGGTCGGCAACGCATACGTTGCGTCACGCACGCGACAAGGTCGCTGCGGCGACGCAGGGAAGTTACGAAGGACTGTTCGATCCGGCGCTCGCGGGCATTACGCTCGTCGAGCGTTTGCTCGTGGCGTTGTATGCGAGCCGTCTGACGCCGTCCGCTGCGCTTGCGGCGCACTACCGGAGCGAACTGGGCAAGCACGACGTCGATGCGGCGCAGTTGAAGGCCGTCGAAGCCGGCTCGCCGGAGGATGTGACGGATGCGCGTCTGCGCGCGATCCTGACGTTCACGAAGACGCTCATCGAGAACCCCGTCGCCGGTGACAAGGCAGCCTTGCACAAGCTGCCGGCGGCTGGACTGACGACGCCGGCCATCGTTGCATTGGCACAACTGATTGCATTTCTGTCGTACCAGACGCGTCTGGTCGCGGGTCTGCAAGCGCTCAAACAACTGGCTCCGCAGGAGACGACAGCATGAGTGACATCATTCGTTCGCATGGCTTTACCAACGAGTCGCTCGACTGGGATGCGTGGCTCGACGTCGTCGAACTCGACAAGGCAACGCCGGAGCAGGTGGCGGTATTGGAAGAAAGCCATCCGAAGGCCAAGACATCGGATTATTACCTCTTCCTCGTGCATCAACCCGAGATCTTGCGCCAACGCTCGGCGGCGTTCAACGCCATCATGTACGCGCCGGGAGGAATGCCGCGCGCCGAGCGTGAGTTGTCGACGACGGTTGTCTCGCGTATCAATGGATGTGTGTATTGTGCGTCGGTGCATGCGCAGCGTTTCGAGCAGTTGGCGAAGCGCAATGATGTGATCCGTGAAGTGTTCGACGAACCCCGCACGGCCGGGACGACCGATCGCGAAAAAGCGATCGCCCAGTTCTCGATCGCGTTGACGGAAAAACCGGGCGATGTGCGTGCGGAGCAGTTGCAGGCGTTGCGCGACGTGGGTTTGACGGATGCGGAGATTCTGGACCTCATTCACTCGATTGCCATCTTCGCGTGGGCGAACCGTCTTATGTTGAATCTGGGCGAGCCTGTATTCCCGGAGGCATCGGCGGGGTAAGCCACGCAGCGCTTCTGATAAGCAACGTGACGCTTCACGAAAAAACGCGCTGTCCGTCTGGGCAGCGCGTTTTTTATGTCATCAGGTGATTGGCGCGGAGGGCGCCGCCGACGACGAATGCAGCGTAGCCGAAAGCCGCAAAGCAGGAAGCGGATCCCAACGATACAAACCAAGTGCCTGGGTCTCCCAAGATCGAATCTCTCAGCGACATGGCGCCAAAGGTGAACGCAAGGCCTCGGGAGGTAGAGCGCTCCTGACGCACTCGCGATGCGATGGAGCGAAGTGGCGTCAAAACATTGAGTGATTGGCGCGGAGGGGCACCCCCGACGACGAATGCAGCCTGGCCGGAAGCCGCAAAACAGAAAGCGGATCCCAACGATACAACCCAAGTGCCTCGGTCTCCCAAGATCGAATCTCTCAGCGACATGGCGCAAAAGGCGAGCGCACGGCCTCGGGAGGTAGAGCGCTCCTGACGCACTCGCCATGCGATGGAGTGAAGTGGCGCTGAAAGGGTCAGTGGCTCGACACCGGTTTGCGCAACCATTGTCGGGTGTCGGTCCCCCACCGGGGAAGAAGAACCAAAATCAGCGCGATCTGCGCGCGCAGACCCCAACGAGATTACTCGGGGATGATGCACGGAGGATCGCGAACGCAGACGTTGTATCGCCAGATGCCGACTAGCGCGGGCCCCAACCGGAGTTTGTGGGCACTGCACTGTAGAAAATGGATGGGCGCACAAAAGAATCGTCGCTCCTCAGCCCTCGCACCAGCGCGAACGGCGGACGTTGCCGACATTACTCGCGGCATCGCCCTGCGTGTGGCGTGTGGCGTGTGGCGTGTGGCGTGTGGCGTCTGGAGTCTGGAGTCTGGAGTCTGGCGTCTGGAGTCTGGCGTCTGGCGTCTGGCGTCTGGAGTCTGGAGTCTGGCGTCTGGCGTCTGGAGTCTGGCGTCTGGCGTCTGGCGTCTAGAGACGTGATCAGTCCGAGTCTGTCGAGCGGGCAGAGCGGAAGCCTAGAAGTACCGTTACGCTGCGCGTGGACGCGAGATCAACCTTGGCGCAGCTTGCGGCTGCGGTCGCGGATTACGCAAAGAATGCGCGCCCAAAAGCAAAAACCCCTCGCTACCGGGTAGCAAGGGGTTTTTAAGGGGAGCCTGACGATTACCTACTTTCACACGGGTATCCGCACTATCATCGGCGTGGAGTCGTTTCACGGTCCTGTTCGGGATGGGAAGGGGTGGTTCCAACTCGCTATGGTCATCAGGCATAACTTGTATGTTCTGCTGGGAGGGTATCCCAACAAAACCAATTCGGAAGAAGCGTAGTACAACAACTTGTGGGTTGTGAGTGTATCGGCACAGCGATACTCACACCAGGAAAAACACACTGGTTATAGGATCAAGCCTCACGGGCAATTAGTATCAGTTAGCTTAACGCATTACTGCGCTTCCACACCTGACCTATCAACGTCCTGGTCTTGAACGACCCTTAAGGGGAATCGAGTTCCCAGGGAAGTCTCATCTTAAGGCGAGTTTCCCGCTTAGATGCTTTCAGCGGTTATCTCTTCCGAACATAGCTACCCGGCGATGCCACTGGCGTGACAACCGGTACACCAGAGGTTCGTCCACTCCGGTCCTCTCGTACTAGGAGCAGCCCCCTTCAAACTTCCAACGCCCACGGCAGATAGGGACCAAACTGTCTCACGACGTTTTAAACCCAGCTCACGTACCTCTTTAAATGGCGAACAGCCATACCCTTGGGACCGGCTACAGCCCCAGGATGAGATGAGCCGACATCGAGGTGCCAAACACCGCCGTCGATATGAACTCTTGGGCGGTATCAGCCTGTTATCCCCAGAGTACCTTTTATCCGTTGAGCGATGGCCCTTCCATACAGAACCACCGGATCACTATGACCTGCTTTCGCACCTGCTCGACTTGTCAGTCTCGCAGTTAAGCACGCTTTTGCCATTGCACTATCAGCACGATTTCCGACCGTACCTAGCGTACCTTCGTACTCCTCCGTTACACTTTGGGAGGAGACCGCCCCAGTCAAACTGCCTACCATGCACTGTCCCCGATCCGGATTACGGACCTAGGTTAGAACCTCAAACAAGCCAGGGTGGTATTTCAAGGACGGCTCCACAGAAACTAGCGTTCCTGCTTCAAAGCCTCCCACCTATCCTACACAGACCGGTTCAAAGTCCAATGCAAAGCTACAGTAAAGGTTCATGGGGTCTTTCCGTCTAGCCGCGGGTAGATTGCATCATCACAAACACTTCAACTTCGCTGAGTCTCGGGAGGAGACAGTGTGGCCATCGTTACGCCATTCGTGCAGGTCGGAACTTACCCGACAAGGAATTTCGCTACCTTAGGACCGTTATAGTTACGGCCGCCGTTTACCGGGACTTCAATCAAGAGCTTGCACCCCATCATTTAATCTTCCGGCACCGGGCAGGCGTCACACCCTATACGTCCACTTTCGTGTTTGCAGAGTGCTGTGTTTTTATTAAACAGTCGCAGCCACCAGTTTATTGCAACCCCTTCACCCTCCTGGCGCAGGCCAGTCAAGCTACAAGGGCGTACCTTATCCCGAAGT harbors:
- a CDS encoding flavin-containing monooxygenase, with amino-acid sequence MTTSPTIATGLPALEARLRQDLAWLELPARHWVPERTYRGQPVLDVAIIGGGMAGLAAAASLTHLGVGAVIFDQSPRGFEGPWVTTARMETLRSPKQLTGPALGLPALTFRAWFEAQFGLEAWEALDKIPRLQWMDYLRWYRDVLAIDVRNDHRINSVTPLGADGVVELSVTSPEGDRIVYARHVVLATGRDGLGGPTVPAFARGLARRFWAHSSDVMDYATLRGKRVGVVGAGASAMDSAATALEAGAASVDLLIRRADIPRVNKGKGAGNPGLTHGHIHLPDEWKWRIRHYVNVQQVPPPRGSTLRVSRHENARFNLGAPILDVTPVGEALHVRTAKGTFVLDFLVFATGFRIDIEGRPEFASFSKFVRKWSDRYTPAPGDEDVELSDSPDLGPTFEFQEKTPGACPGLERIHCFCAPATLSHGAVSGDIPAVSEGAKRLAQGLAGTFYREDVAHHYANMEAYAEPEVYGDEWTPAPPPPAVTATGDAPAAAPADKEHLAS
- a CDS encoding ABC transporter permease, coding for MTAWILRRALQAVFVVWLMTLIVFVGLHAIGNPVDILIGQDVDQIDRARIIAQLGLDQPLWRQYLAFLNGALHGNLGNSYVYNVPAIQLILQRLPATLELAFAALIIAVVVGIPLGLFAGLYPRNPISKLLMTGSIVGFSLPTFWVGLILIMVFAVHFGVLPASGRGETASLFGVQWSFLTADGLRHLILPAINLAMFKTSLVLRLTRAGVTEVLPQDFVKFARAKGLSPLRVVLMHVLRNTLIPLVTVLGLEFGSTIAFAVVTETVFAWPGAGKLILDSINSIDRPVIVAYLIVVVCLFVSLNLIVDVLYKWLDPRVRVEAAA
- a CDS encoding ABC transporter permease, with translation MRRETPWQQGLREFLRSKSAILGLAMLVVLIFAALAAPWISPQNPYDLGQLNILDSRLAPGTENVDGHYTYWLGTDGQGRDLLSGIIYGLRISLSVGVGSALIAGILGTILGLVAAYAGGRVDATLMRLVDLLLSFPSILVALMILAYVGKGIGNVVLTLVVLEWAYFARTARGQALVESRREYVEAARCQAIPNWRIVLGHILPNCLPSLIVVGTLQVARAITLEATLSFLGLGVPVTEPSLGLLIFNGYQTMLSGEYWISVYPGLALLVTVVAINLVGDRLRDVFNPRLQK
- a CDS encoding ABC transporter ATP-binding protein — encoded protein: MSSPSTPAAASSPLTLEVRNLRTQFVTRAGTLPAVDDVSFSLPPGHIMGLVGESGSGKSVTGFSIMGLVDAPGRVVGGEVLFQGRDLTKMSAGELRHLQGNRIAMILQDPMMTLNPVLRVDAQMIEAVRAHRKVSKSQARDLARETLGMMGIPSPDERLRAYPHQLSGGMRQRVAIAIAMLHRPDLIIADEPTTALDVTIQAQILSEVQKLARQNGTALIWITHDLSVVAGLADTLAVMYAGRIVEQGAVDAVLDAPQHPYTAGLIGSLPSLNKRGQRLRQIPGMTPNLLNMPAGCAFASRCAYATAACGERPKMTQTSPGRLVRCFHPGAALQKERV
- a CDS encoding ABC transporter ATP-binding protein codes for the protein MPAPIVSLRGVSKRFGERKVGATGRLLERVGLAHPPAVVRAVDNVDLIVKPGEVVGLVGESGCGKSTLGRMLAGLLKPSAGEVQIHGRPAQSLSADEQRDARLKIQMIFQDPYASLNPRLRIDRIVGEGALVHGLTDRAGFDDYVSAQLQRAGLDPALRHRYPHQFSGGQRQRIGIARALAVNPDLLVCDEAVAALDVSIQAQILNLFMDLREQLRLTYVFISHDLGVVEHLSDRVVIMYLGRIVESAPVEEVFRRPNHPYTQALLAEIPRIDVRHKTFSAIRGEIPSPIAPPSGCHFHPRCPHAMPRCRTEVPTLRGVAINHVSACHLNDQ
- a CDS encoding ABC transporter substrate-binding protein, which codes for MKRFLLSSLAAALLVTSAAASAQNNQTLRIAFADPLSSLDPQLNNHAGDRSVGLHFWDLLVENKWNKLQPGLAVSWKALDAKTWEFKLRPNVKWQDGQPFTAADVIFSYQRARNVPGSVATYAGYLRTIDTMSSPDPLTLVVKTKIPNPDLPLNLASVHIVSKHVGEKSNTDDYNAGRAMVGTGPFKYVSYVPGDRVEMVRNDNYWAGKSEWEKVDYRYINNGAARTAALLAGDVDVIDKVSASDIPRLKKAPNVTVYPYPGLRVMLLQPTFREGANQYITDNAGKPLAKNPLLDVRVRRALSLAINREAIVSRIMQGTASVANQWMPKDTFGYNPDVKDIPFDAAQAKKLLAEAGFPEGFKLTMHVPNDRYPLGPETAQAVAQFWTRIGVKTQVEVVPWAVYSSRANKNEYAVTMLAWGNGTGEASYALVNVLATVDPKKGLGASNWGHYSNPAIDKALDASTAEFDEGKREAILRQSVKVETDDVGTIPLYHYQNIWAARKGLKVTPFTSDRTVAMQVTKAAK
- a CDS encoding acyl-CoA thioesterase/bile acid-CoA:amino acid N-acyltransferase family protein produces the protein MTSSQTSSRASSLSSSLTLTATPADALIDVPRHLVVRGAAPGAHVTLTARTARAGGVVWHAQATFVADADGVVDVARDAPVSGSYRGVSAMGLVWSQVPEDGKSRDVFPQPVMAPLLTTVVAQAGGGESSSVSFTQRLAAEGVTRREVRDDGLVGTLYLPPDDGPHPAVMILNGSGGGINEPRAALYASHGYAAFALGYFKGPGLPDYISNTPLEYFKNGMDWLRRTVQPAHDFVALSGQSRGGELVLLLGATFPEAVSAVIGYVPSALIHSAQNACDPAIGREGPTWLLDGKPLPHIWENNRTASWAPFDEGPPPHRHTKAMLTALDDPQAVERARIPVEKIRGPVMLLSAEDDGSWPSSLYSRMVTQRLAAHSHPYAVEHLDFDHAGHAIVFPYVPTTQLIYAHPVSGKISTSGGDPEANAYADERSWAGVQAFLAQAVAERAQSQGQS